From a single Bacillus sp. NEB1478 genomic region:
- a CDS encoding nitroreductase family protein, producing MNETFKVMEERSSVRLYQKDKEIPNETLYKILEMAGKAPSAWNLQHWRFLVVTSKEQKETLFPIAYNQKHVLDASAVVIILGDTEADKVAPEVFEKAPEEARNMLLNNIKSAYSQGRPLGEKEALKNASLGAMQLMLAAKALGIDSCPMSGFDHEAIIPAFGIPERFIPVMMITLGYADEPAKPTDRFDIKRLVMHEKFEDNF from the coding sequence ATGAACGAAACATTCAAAGTCATGGAAGAACGGTCATCGGTTCGTCTTTATCAAAAAGATAAAGAAATACCAAATGAGACATTGTACAAAATTTTAGAGATGGCAGGAAAAGCACCCTCTGCATGGAATCTTCAGCATTGGCGATTCCTTGTTGTAACATCGAAAGAACAGAAAGAAACGCTTTTCCCAATTGCCTATAATCAAAAGCATGTGCTGGATGCATCAGCCGTTGTTATTATATTAGGGGATACTGAAGCTGATAAAGTGGCTCCGGAAGTTTTTGAAAAAGCACCTGAAGAAGCACGGAACATGTTACTGAACAATATTAAAAGTGCTTACTCGCAAGGGCGGCCTTTAGGGGAGAAAGAAGCTCTGAAAAATGCATCATTAGGAGCGATGCAGTTAATGCTTGCCGCTAAAGCATTAGGCATCGATTCATGTCCAATGTCTGGATTTGATCATGAGGCGATTATTCCGGCATTTGGCATCCCGGAAAGATTTATTCCAGTAATGATGATTACACTCGGGTATGCAGATGAACCTGCAAAACCAACCGATCGATTTGATATTAAACGACTTGTCATGCACGAAAAGTTTGAAGATAATTTTTAA
- a CDS encoding MoxR family ATPase, giving the protein MNILNQVSIMKNSVGKVLTGKDSLVELTMIALVNKGHLLLEDVPGTGKTVLAKSLARLIGGDFKRIQFTPDILPADITGIQFFHPKHQEFEMRPGPVMTNILLADEINRATPRAQSSLLEVMEERQVTIDGETLKLPSPFLVIATQNPIESHGTFPLPEAQLDRFFMKLPSGYPNLSQEKAMMQMYRQQNPQDFLDPVFSLEDIMKMQEEVQQIFVSDEIENYLLSIVNATRHHEFIETGVSPRGTLAFMKAAQGAAYVKGSDFVTPDDIQLVAPYVLSHRLVLSMEGTMRKTKDQVLREILETTEVPVESEAGR; this is encoded by the coding sequence ATGAACATACTAAATCAAGTTTCTATAATGAAGAATTCTGTCGGAAAAGTTTTAACTGGTAAGGACAGCCTTGTAGAACTCACTATGATTGCACTTGTAAATAAAGGACATCTTTTATTAGAGGATGTGCCCGGCACAGGAAAAACCGTGCTGGCTAAAAGTCTGGCAAGATTAATCGGCGGGGATTTTAAAAGAATACAATTCACACCCGATATCCTGCCTGCTGATATTACTGGAATCCAGTTTTTTCATCCGAAGCATCAAGAATTCGAGATGAGACCAGGACCAGTTATGACGAATATTTTATTAGCTGACGAAATAAATCGTGCGACACCGCGTGCTCAATCCAGTCTTTTAGAAGTAATGGAAGAACGCCAGGTAACGATCGACGGAGAAACACTTAAGCTCCCTTCCCCGTTTTTAGTTATAGCTACACAAAACCCGATCGAATCTCACGGAACATTCCCGCTGCCCGAAGCACAGCTTGACCGGTTTTTCATGAAGCTTCCATCCGGTTATCCTAATTTGAGCCAAGAGAAAGCAATGATGCAAATGTACCGTCAGCAAAACCCTCAAGATTTCCTTGATCCTGTTTTCTCACTGGAAGATATCATGAAGATGCAGGAAGAAGTCCAGCAAATTTTTGTTAGTGATGAGATTGAGAACTACTTGCTATCCATTGTTAATGCTACACGTCATCATGAATTTATCGAGACAGGTGTATCACCGCGCGGAACACTTGCCTTCATGAAAGCAGCTCAGGGTGCAGCCTATGTCAAAGGAAGCGATTTTGTTACTCCTGATGACATTCAGCTTGTTGCTCCATATGTTCTTTCACATCGTCTCGTCCTGTCGATGGAAGGAACAATGAGGAAAACGAAAGATCAAGTACTCCGAGAAATCTTAGAAACAACTGAAGTACCAGTCGAATCTGAGGCAGGAAGATAA
- a CDS encoding alpha-L-glutamate ligase encodes MDKKIYVIHENSEWTAPLFQRFDELGLPYEDWHMAKGHIDLSTAPPEGIFYNRMSASSHTRGHRYSPEYTSAVLAWLESYGRKVFNDSRALQLEISKVNQYSALKNFDIPTPRTIAAYGKEELLKAADYFNGPFITKHNRAGKGLGVQLFQSISALESYVNGEQFDDSIDGITLLQDYIEAPEPFIVRCEFVGGKFLYAVRVDTSEGFELCPADACQIGDQFCPITEEPAEQTPKFHILKDFTLPLQSNYEAFLKANGIAFAGIEIITDKNGNVFAYDVNTNTNYNRDAEETAGIYGMKAIAEFLGKEL; translated from the coding sequence ATGGACAAAAAAATATACGTCATTCATGAAAACAGTGAGTGGACTGCCCCATTATTCCAACGTTTTGATGAACTCGGTCTTCCCTATGAAGATTGGCATATGGCAAAAGGGCATATTGATTTAAGCACTGCACCACCGGAGGGTATATTTTATAATCGGATGAGTGCTTCATCCCATACAAGAGGACATCGTTATTCACCAGAGTACACCTCTGCGGTCCTTGCCTGGCTGGAGAGCTACGGCAGAAAAGTATTCAATGATAGCAGGGCGCTTCAGCTAGAAATCAGTAAAGTAAACCAATATAGTGCACTAAAAAATTTCGACATTCCAACACCTCGTACTATTGCGGCTTATGGTAAAGAGGAACTTTTAAAAGCAGCGGATTATTTTAATGGCCCATTTATTACGAAACATAATCGAGCTGGTAAAGGACTTGGCGTTCAACTGTTTCAATCAATATCAGCGTTAGAATCATATGTGAATGGTGAGCAGTTTGACGATTCCATTGACGGAATCACATTGCTGCAGGATTATATCGAGGCACCTGAACCGTTCATCGTTCGCTGTGAATTCGTTGGCGGAAAATTTTTGTATGCCGTACGAGTTGATACTTCAGAAGGGTTTGAGTTATGTCCTGCTGATGCTTGCCAAATCGGCGATCAATTTTGCCCGATTACTGAAGAACCAGCTGAGCAAACACCTAAGTTTCATATCTTAAAGGACTTTACACTGCCCCTTCAATCCAATTATGAAGCGTTTTTAAAAGCTAATGGAATAGCGTTTGCTGGAATTGAGATCATTACGGATAAAAACGGAAACGTGTTTGCTTATGACGTTAACACGAATACCAACTATAATCGTGATGCCGAAGAAACTGCAGGCATCTATGGAATGAAGGCTATTGCGGAGTTTTTAGGGAAAGAGCTTTAA
- the ytzI gene encoding YtzI protein gives MSTLTISLLVSLVIIIFVIIIFAAAITKGYSYKHTVDTLEDNPYLKNEKEKNGAEENEKYE, from the coding sequence ATGAGTACGTTAACGATTTCTTTACTTGTTTCGCTTGTCATTATTATTTTTGTCATCATCATTTTTGCTGCTGCGATCACGAAAGGCTATTCCTACAAACATACTGTGGATACACTGGAAGATAATCCGTATTTAAAGAATGAAAAAGAGAAAAACGGAGCGGAAGAAAACGAAAAATATGAATAA
- a CDS encoding DUF58 domain-containing protein yields MQWNSEVWINGIFKSLVLFSPIIIIIGMYREITFLFATGILIILIYASALIQFKSAANDFDVETTKQTYRLFPGDTDQFYIQLLHKGKWPSFSGEISITHRDVISEPGKSLINEGAKGRIEITRPFAVHRKTAYRQSVQFTANRRGTTRISNLTVRVQDPLQTGGLVLSYQQLFPAEIIVYPELLPVYGIELLYYQGNGETARPFALYENDSLPAGTRNYTSGDSFHKIHWKATAKTGLLQTKVFEKTVVFHWTFIYTIQSELSKKNMKTTDEIEKEISYLAYMCKFATEKGIPFEVYINFKVPGPTGVYHAASGSGSQHLAKILEGLARIDRTSITVKPSLMWKKIDKNFTGTTPFVILLGSVPTDAANRIMLQKWRKSSGRIFYVNQNGTESYLMPYVSREEISC; encoded by the coding sequence ATGCAATGGAACAGTGAAGTTTGGATAAATGGGATATTTAAATCTCTTGTTTTATTTAGCCCTATTATTATTATCATTGGTATGTACCGGGAGATCACATTCCTTTTTGCAACAGGAATTCTGATCATACTGATCTATGCTTCTGCTCTCATACAATTTAAATCAGCTGCCAATGATTTTGATGTCGAAACCACAAAACAGACTTACCGTCTTTTTCCCGGAGATACGGATCAATTTTATATACAACTCTTACATAAAGGAAAATGGCCGTCGTTCAGCGGAGAAATATCAATCACTCATAGGGATGTCATATCTGAACCAGGCAAATCTCTAATTAATGAAGGGGCAAAAGGAAGGATTGAAATCACCCGCCCCTTTGCCGTACATAGGAAAACGGCTTATCGGCAATCTGTTCAATTTACTGCAAACAGACGCGGAACTACTAGAATTTCAAATCTTACAGTCCGTGTTCAGGACCCTCTTCAAACAGGGGGGCTTGTATTATCCTATCAACAACTGTTCCCTGCCGAAATCATTGTTTATCCAGAATTGTTGCCTGTTTACGGGATCGAACTACTTTATTATCAAGGCAACGGAGAAACAGCACGTCCTTTTGCACTTTATGAGAATGATTCGCTTCCTGCTGGAACACGGAATTATACTTCAGGCGATTCTTTTCATAAAATCCATTGGAAAGCAACTGCAAAAACTGGATTACTCCAGACGAAGGTATTCGAAAAAACGGTCGTTTTTCACTGGACTTTCATATATACGATTCAGTCCGAACTTAGTAAAAAAAATATGAAGACAACGGATGAAATTGAGAAGGAAATAAGTTATTTAGCGTATATGTGCAAGTTTGCAACGGAAAAAGGGATTCCGTTCGAAGTCTATATTAACTTTAAAGTACCTGGCCCAACAGGTGTTTATCACGCTGCATCTGGCAGTGGCTCTCAGCATCTGGCCAAGATTTTAGAAGGATTAGCTAGAATTGATCGAACAAGTATTACTGTGAAACCTAGCTTGATGTGGAAAAAGATTGATAAGAATTTTACCGGTACGACTCCTTTTGTGATTTTGCTTGGCTCAGTACCTACCGATGCCGCTAATCGAATCATGCTGCAAAAATGGAGAAAATCAAGCGGCAGAATCTTTTATGTGAATCAAAATGGAACAGAGAGCTATCTTATGCCTTATGTATCCAGGGAGGAAATTTCATGCTGA
- a CDS encoding DNA-3-methyladenine glycosylase, with the protein MEDMEFTISPKPPFDFQKMMQRLTVTGKTHVLKLNEELTKYEKIIHINRLPCYLGVTSLGTVNHPVLNCRVIPIEGNIREEEARKKVQQLFSTDLDLFPLYKYFKDHEELGPVLERFKGLKLLTETDLFESIVKIILGQQVNLTFAGTLTDRLIRLAGKEIEFEGSFFQVFPTPEDTAQLAYEDLRELQFSQRKAEYIIDLARLIVDGTLDLEGLWNHTDDEIMKCLLPIRGIGKWTIECLLIFGMGRPDILPAADIGLRNAVRNVWHLNSQPNEEEVRQLAENWKPWRTYITYYLWESLNQTPNVVDQT; encoded by the coding sequence ATGGAAGACATGGAATTTACGATCAGTCCAAAACCACCATTTGATTTTCAAAAAATGATGCAGCGTTTGACGGTTACAGGAAAAACTCATGTCTTAAAACTAAATGAAGAGCTCACAAAGTATGAAAAAATTATACATATCAATCGTTTGCCTTGTTATCTTGGTGTGACGTCACTAGGGACTGTTAATCATCCAGTTTTGAATTGCCGGGTAATACCGATCGAAGGGAACATTCGTGAAGAAGAAGCTAGAAAAAAAGTACAGCAGCTTTTTTCAACAGACCTGGACCTTTTTCCTTTATATAAATATTTTAAAGATCATGAAGAATTAGGACCCGTATTAGAACGCTTTAAAGGTTTAAAGCTTTTAACGGAAACTGACTTGTTTGAATCCATTGTAAAAATCATATTAGGCCAGCAAGTAAATTTAACTTTTGCTGGAACACTAACAGACCGCTTAATCAGACTTGCAGGGAAAGAGATTGAGTTTGAGGGCTCATTTTTTCAAGTGTTTCCGACACCAGAGGACACAGCTCAATTAGCATACGAGGATTTGCGTGAATTGCAATTTAGCCAGAGAAAAGCTGAATACATCATCGACCTTGCTCGATTAATTGTAGATGGGACGCTTGATTTAGAAGGGTTATGGAATCATACAGATGACGAAATCATGAAGTGTTTGCTACCTATAAGAGGTATTGGAAAGTGGACAATTGAATGCCTTTTAATATTTGGAATGGGGCGTCCAGATATTTTACCGGCAGCGGATATTGGCCTAAGAAATGCCGTTCGAAATGTGTGGCATTTAAACAGCCAGCCGAATGAAGAAGAAGTGCGCCAGCTTGCAGAAAATTGGAAACCATGGCGTACATACATCACCTATTATTTATGGGAAAGTCTGAATCAAACGCCAAATGTTGTGGATCAAACGTAA